One [Clostridium] saccharolyticum WM1 DNA segment encodes these proteins:
- a CDS encoding acylphosphatase: MMEKWEKIRTHIYVSGRVQGVGFRFRTQQLARGIGLTGWVKNLYDGRVEMELQGREEEIDRLLNRLGQDRYIMIESFQSARIPTVEENGFQIRY, translated from the coding sequence ATGATGGAAAAATGGGAAAAGATCCGAACCCATATTTATGTCAGCGGACGGGTCCAGGGAGTTGGTTTTCGCTTCCGGACCCAGCAGCTGGCCAGAGGAATCGGTCTTACAGGCTGGGTCAAAAACTTGTATGACGGGCGGGTGGAAATGGAGCTGCAGGGGAGAGAGGAAGAAATAGACCGCCTGCTTAATCGTCTGGGACAGGACCGCTATATCATGATTGAAAGCTTTCAGTCAGCAAGGATTCCGACGGTAGAAGAAAACGGGTTTCAGATAAGGTATTGA
- the asd gene encoding aspartate-semialdehyde dehydrogenase, translating to MEKKLRVGVLGATGMVGQRFISLLENHPWYEVVTVAASPRSAGRTYEEAVGGRWKMTTPMPEAVKKLSVMNVNEVESVAASVDFVFSAVDMTKEEIKSIEEAYAKTGTPVVSNNSAHRWTPDVPMVVPEINPEHFEVIEDQKKRLGTDRGFIVVKPNCSIQSYAPVLTAWKEFEPYEVVATTYQAISGAGKTFKDWPEMVENIIPYIGGEEEKSEQEPLRLWGKVENGEIVKASEPVITCQCIRVPVLNGHTAAVFVKFRKKPTKEELIDRMVNFKGLPQELELPSAPKQFIQYLEEDNRPQVTLDVDFEKGMGISVGRLREDSVYDYKFVGLSHNTVRGAAGGAVLSAELLTAKGYIKAKE from the coding sequence ATGGAAAAGAAATTGCGAGTTGGCGTTTTAGGAGCAACCGGTATGGTGGGACAGAGATTTATATCCCTTCTGGAGAATCATCCCTGGTATGAGGTGGTGACTGTTGCGGCAAGCCCCCGTTCTGCCGGCAGGACTTATGAGGAAGCAGTGGGCGGCCGTTGGAAAATGACCACCCCAATGCCAGAGGCCGTGAAAAAACTATCTGTCATGAATGTGAATGAAGTGGAATCGGTTGCAGCCAGCGTTGATTTTGTTTTCAGCGCTGTTGATATGACTAAGGAAGAAATAAAGTCCATTGAGGAAGCTTATGCAAAAACCGGAACACCGGTAGTATCAAATAACAGCGCCCATCGTTGGACACCTGATGTACCTATGGTAGTTCCGGAGATCAATCCGGAGCATTTTGAAGTCATTGAAGACCAGAAAAAACGTCTGGGTACGGACCGGGGATTCATTGTGGTAAAGCCCAACTGTTCCATACAAAGTTATGCTCCTGTTTTGACGGCATGGAAGGAGTTTGAGCCATATGAAGTGGTGGCTACCACCTATCAGGCCATATCCGGAGCCGGAAAGACCTTTAAGGACTGGCCGGAGATGGTAGAAAACATCATTCCTTATATCGGCGGAGAAGAAGAAAAGAGTGAGCAGGAGCCTCTTCGCCTTTGGGGTAAGGTGGAAAACGGAGAGATTGTGAAAGCGAGTGAACCGGTCATTACCTGCCAGTGCATCCGGGTGCCGGTTTTAAATGGACATACGGCTGCAGTATTCGTAAAATTCCGTAAAAAGCCGACCAAGGAAGAATTGATTGACCGCATGGTGAATTTTAAGGGCCTTCCTCAGGAACTGGAGCTTCCAAGCGCGCCCAAGCAGTTCATTCAGTATCTGGAAGAAGATAACCGTCCTCAGGTGACCCTTGATGTGGACTTTGAAAAAGGAATGGGTATTTCCGTAGGACGTTTAAGAGAAGACTCTGTTTATGATTATAAATTTGTGGGACTGTCCCACAACACGGTCCGCGGAGCTGCAGGCGGTGCGGTTCTTTCGGCAGAGCTTTTAACCGCAAAGGGATATATTAAAGCCAAGGAATAA
- a CDS encoding DNA gyrase/topoisomerase IV subunit A has protein sequence MSEKIIKTEYSEEMQKSYMNYSMSVITARAIPDARDGLKPVQRRVLYDMSELRLNHDKPHRKSARIVGDTMGKYHPHGDSSIYETLVVMSQIFKKGMPLVNGHGNFGSIEGDGAAAMRYTEARLEKFAEEVYLRDLDKTVDFIPNYDETEKEPEVLPVRVPNLLINGAEGIAVGMSTSIPSHNLGEVIDAVQAYIDNPDISICKLMEYLPGPDFPTGGIIANKSDLPSIYETGAGKIKLRGKIEVELGKRKADKDKLVITEIPYTMVGSGINKFLVDVADLVESKKLSDVVDISNQSNKEGIRIVLELRKDADVEKIRNILYKKTKLEDTYGVNMLAIADGRPETLNLKGILKNYLDFQYKNATRKYQTLLEKELEKKEIKEGLIKACDIIDMIIAVLRGSKNLKDAKNCLMTGDISNINFKVKGFEEDAKTLHFTEKQATAILEMRLYKLIGLEILQLEKEYKETLAKIAEYEKILSNRKFMDKVIKDDLDQIKKEYATPRRTLIEDGKEAVYDETAIPVSEVTFVMDRFGYCKILDKATYDRNKETIETENPYVVNCLNTDKICIFTNTGNLHQVKAQDIPGGKLRDKGTPIDNLSKFDGTREEIVYLCHAEGLKGRKFLFATKQALVKLVPGEEFETNNRTVAATKLPDDDMLLRVQLVNGQTDVVLQTSSGVFLRFLTEEIPEMKKNARGVRGIKLTQGEALEAVHLIGEDPVIYYKEKEVHLNRLKIGKRDGKGSKVRL, from the coding sequence ATGTCAGAAAAGATTATAAAAACAGAGTATTCGGAGGAAATGCAGAAGAGCTATATGAACTATTCCATGAGCGTCATTACAGCCAGAGCAATCCCGGATGCAAGAGACGGATTAAAGCCGGTACAGCGGCGTGTATTATATGATATGAGCGAGCTTCGTTTAAACCATGATAAGCCTCACAGAAAATCGGCCCGTATCGTAGGTGATACCATGGGTAAGTACCATCCCCACGGCGACAGCTCCATTTATGAGACCCTGGTGGTCATGTCTCAGATATTTAAAAAGGGAATGCCCCTGGTAAACGGCCATGGAAACTTCGGGTCCATTGAAGGAGACGGGGCGGCGGCCATGCGTTATACCGAAGCCAGGCTGGAAAAATTTGCTGAGGAAGTTTATTTAAGGGACTTGGATAAAACGGTAGATTTTATCCCCAATTATGATGAAACGGAAAAGGAGCCTGAGGTTTTGCCAGTCCGGGTGCCCAATCTACTGATCAATGGGGCGGAGGGCATTGCCGTTGGAATGAGTACCAGCATCCCTTCCCATAACCTGGGTGAGGTCATTGACGCGGTTCAGGCTTATATTGACAACCCGGATATCTCCATCTGTAAGCTGATGGAATACTTGCCCGGACCTGATTTTCCGACAGGGGGCATCATAGCAAATAAAAGTGATCTGCCCTCTATCTATGAAACGGGCGCAGGAAAGATCAAGCTCCGTGGAAAGATCGAAGTGGAGCTGGGAAAGAGGAAGGCGGATAAGGACAAACTGGTGATCACCGAGATTCCTTACACCATGGTGGGATCCGGGATCAATAAATTTCTGGTGGATGTGGCCGATCTGGTGGAAAGCAAGAAATTGAGTGATGTGGTGGATATCTCAAATCAGTCCAACAAGGAAGGAATCCGGATCGTACTGGAACTTCGTAAGGATGCAGATGTGGAAAAGATCCGCAATATTCTTTATAAGAAGACGAAGCTGGAGGACACCTACGGCGTTAATATGCTGGCCATTGCGGATGGCAGGCCGGAAACCTTGAACTTAAAAGGGATCCTTAAAAATTATCTGGATTTCCAGTACAAAAATGCAACCAGAAAATATCAGACTCTTCTGGAAAAAGAGCTGGAGAAAAAGGAAATTAAGGAAGGCCTTATCAAAGCCTGCGATATCATTGATATGATTATTGCTGTTTTAAGAGGATCCAAAAACCTAAAGGACGCAAAGAACTGTCTCATGACCGGAGATATTTCAAACATCAATTTTAAGGTTAAGGGATTTGAAGAGGATGCAAAGACCCTGCACTTTACGGAGAAGCAGGCCACTGCCATTTTGGAAATGCGTCTTTACAAGCTGATCGGCCTGGAAATCCTTCAGTTGGAAAAGGAATATAAGGAGACGTTGGCTAAAATCGCAGAATATGAAAAAATTCTCTCCAACAGGAAATTCATGGACAAGGTGATCAAGGATGACTTAGACCAGATCAAAAAGGAGTATGCTACCCCGCGCAGGACCTTAATTGAGGATGGAAAGGAAGCCGTCTATGATGAAACAGCGATTCCCGTGTCTGAAGTGACCTTTGTCATGGACCGTTTCGGCTACTGCAAGATCCTGGATAAGGCTACCTATGACAGAAATAAAGAAACCATTGAAACAGAGAACCCATATGTGGTAAACTGTCTAAATACGGACAAGATCTGTATCTTTACCAATACAGGAAATTTACATCAGGTAAAGGCCCAGGACATTCCGGGCGGAAAGCTGCGGGATAAGGGAACCCCTATTGATAACTTAAGCAAGTTTGACGGAACACGGGAAGAAATTGTATATCTATGCCATGCAGAGGGACTGAAAGGGCGTAAATTCCTATTCGCCACAAAGCAGGCCCTTGTGAAGCTAGTGCCGGGAGAAGAATTTGAAACCAACAACAGGACCGTTGCCGCCACAAAGCTTCCGGATGATGATATGCTCCTTAGGGTCCAGCTGGTAAACGGGCAGACGGATGTGGTGCTGCAAACGTCGTCCGGCGTATTTTTACGTTTCCTCACAGAGGAAATCCCGGAGATGAAGAAGAATGCCAGAGGTGTAAGGGGCATTAAGCTGACTCAGGGGGAGGCGCTGGAGGCAGTGCATCTCATAGGCGAGGATCCGGTCATTTATTATAAGGAAAAAGAAGTTCACTTAAACCGGCTGAAGATAGGAAAACGTGATGGAAAAGGCAGTAAAGTGCGTCTTTAG
- a CDS encoding DUF6143 family protein, with the protein MNHYICSHDTCILPKNVDVPIELYKSLQGEYFIGYADNLSFGNNTSAWARLYNPCCSRVNLYVNVWTVTDISEAPYRAQFWFNATPPGTPMDSHFVTPSNTAITPLPKPKIKLQYASNVEGEPYGGIKAFVRRAQPETTLVETENGKLIFPPGGSLLIFLSTPEAPTTSASGRIAFGWWEESIYDTCIV; encoded by the coding sequence ATGAATCATTATATATGCAGTCATGACACGTGCATATTACCCAAAAATGTGGATGTTCCAATAGAACTTTACAAATCCCTTCAAGGGGAATATTTTATTGGCTATGCGGATAACTTATCTTTTGGCAACAATACCAGTGCATGGGCCAGGTTATACAATCCTTGCTGCTCCCGGGTCAACTTATATGTAAATGTATGGACCGTTACAGATATTTCGGAGGCACCTTATCGGGCCCAGTTTTGGTTTAACGCAACGCCTCCGGGCACACCGATGGATTCTCATTTCGTAACGCCTTCCAATACTGCTATTACCCCTTTACCAAAGCCTAAAATAAAGTTACAGTACGCCTCAAACGTAGAAGGGGAGCCTTACGGAGGAATAAAGGCGTTTGTTCGCAGAGCGCAACCGGAAACAACCTTAGTAGAAACTGAAAATGGGAAACTGATATTTCCACCCGGAGGTTCTTTATTGATCTTCTTATCCACTCCGGAAGCTCCCACCACATCTGCCTCTGGCAGAATTGCCTTTGGTTGGTGGGAAGAAAGCATTTATGATACCTGTATCGTATAA
- a CDS encoding DNA gyrase/topoisomerase IV subunit B, translating into MAKTQYNADSITVLEGLEAVRKRPGMYIGSVGTKGLNHLIYEIVDNAVDEHLAGYCDQIWVTLEADGSCTVKDAGRGIPVEMHSKGVSAERVVLSTLHAGGKFDNDAYKTSGGLHGVGSSVVNALSAHMKIKVYKNGLIHYDEYERGIPTVELVDGLLPTLGKTKETGTEINFLPDGEIFEKTRFKADWLKSRLHETAYLNPSLKIIYRNKRQGEEETVVYHEPDGIIAYVRELNAGKEAVHDPVYFKGTMDKVEIEVALQFVDTFEENILGFCNNIFTQEGGTHLAGFKTRFTQMINSYARELGILKEKDANFTGADTRNGLTAVVAVKHPDPIFEGQTKTKLASADATKAVFTVTGDELQRYFDRNLEVLKAVIGCAEKSAKIRKAEEKAKTNMLSKSRFSFDSNGKLANCESREAEKCEIFIVEGDSAGGSAKTARNRQYQAILPIRGKILNVEKASMDKVLANAEIKTMINTFGCGFSEGYGNDFDISKLRYHKIILMTDADVDGSHIDTLLLTFLYRFMPELIYNGHVFIAMPPLFKVIPKRGEEQYLYDEKELERYRRTHTGEFTLQRYKGLGEMDAEQLWETTLDPERRVLKQVEIEDARMASEITEMLMGSDVLPRRQFIYEHADEAEIDA; encoded by the coding sequence ATGGCAAAAACACAGTATAATGCGGACAGTATTACCGTACTGGAAGGTCTTGAAGCAGTGCGGAAACGTCCGGGTATGTATATAGGCAGCGTCGGGACAAAGGGATTGAACCATTTGATTTATGAGATCGTGGACAATGCTGTGGATGAGCATCTGGCAGGTTACTGCGATCAGATATGGGTTACCCTGGAAGCAGACGGGTCCTGCACTGTCAAGGATGCAGGCCGGGGAATTCCGGTTGAAATGCACAGCAAAGGCGTATCGGCAGAGCGTGTGGTTTTGTCTACGCTTCATGCAGGCGGCAAATTTGATAATGATGCCTACAAAACCAGCGGCGGACTTCACGGAGTGGGTTCTTCTGTAGTGAATGCCCTGTCTGCCCACATGAAAATTAAAGTATATAAAAATGGTCTGATTCATTATGACGAGTATGAGCGGGGCATACCAACGGTAGAACTGGTGGATGGCCTGCTTCCTACGTTAGGAAAAACAAAAGAAACGGGTACAGAGATCAACTTCCTTCCGGATGGAGAGATCTTTGAAAAAACGCGTTTTAAAGCAGACTGGCTGAAAAGCCGCCTTCATGAAACTGCTTATTTAAATCCTTCTCTTAAAATCATCTATAGGAACAAACGGCAGGGAGAAGAGGAAACCGTTGTTTATCATGAGCCGGATGGGATCATTGCATATGTAAGAGAATTAAATGCCGGGAAGGAAGCAGTCCATGATCCTGTTTATTTCAAGGGAACCATGGACAAGGTGGAAATAGAGGTCGCCCTGCAGTTTGTGGACACCTTTGAAGAAAATATCCTGGGTTTCTGCAATAATATTTTTACCCAGGAGGGAGGAACCCACTTAGCAGGCTTTAAGACCCGCTTTACCCAGATGATCAACAGCTACGCAAGAGAATTGGGAATATTAAAAGAAAAGGATGCTAATTTTACCGGTGCAGATACGAGAAATGGTCTGACAGCCGTTGTGGCAGTGAAGCATCCGGACCCTATTTTTGAAGGCCAGACTAAGACAAAGCTGGCCAGCGCAGATGCCACGAAGGCAGTATTCACCGTAACCGGCGACGAGCTGCAGCGGTATTTTGACCGAAATTTAGAGGTTTTAAAAGCAGTGATCGGATGTGCGGAAAAGTCTGCAAAGATACGGAAGGCAGAGGAAAAAGCCAAGACCAACATGCTTTCCAAATCCAGATTCTCTTTTGACAGCAATGGAAAGCTGGCAAACTGTGAAAGCCGGGAAGCGGAAAAATGCGAGATCTTTATTGTAGAGGGAGATTCCGCGGGAGGTTCTGCGAAGACTGCCCGGAACCGGCAGTATCAGGCCATTCTTCCCATCCGCGGAAAGATATTAAATGTGGAAAAGGCTTCCATGGACAAGGTTCTGGCTAATGCGGAGATTAAGACCATGATCAACACCTTTGGCTGCGGATTTTCCGAAGGCTATGGCAATGATTTTGACATTTCAAAGCTGCGGTACCACAAAATCATCCTCATGACGGATGCGGATGTGGACGGAAGCCATATTGATACCCTTTTGCTCACCTTTTTATACCGGTTTATGCCGGAGCTGATTTATAACGGCCACGTGTTCATTGCCATGCCGCCGTTGTTTAAGGTCATTCCAAAGCGTGGAGAGGAGCAATATCTCTATGATGAAAAAGAGCTGGAACGCTACCGCAGGACCCATACCGGAGAGTTTACCTTACAACGTTATAAGGGTCTTGGAGAAATGGATGCCGAACAGCTTTGGGAAACGACCCTTGACCCGGAACGCCGGGTATTAAAGCAGGTGGAGATCGAGGACGCCCGCATGGCTTCAGAGATAACAGAAATGCTCATGGGCAGCGATGTGCTTCCCCGGCGGCAGTTTATCTATGAACATGCGGATGAAGCTGAAATTGACGCATAG